A genomic stretch from Desulfotignum balticum DSM 7044 includes:
- the gltX gene encoding glutamate--tRNA ligase: MKPVVTRFPPSPTGFLHIGGARTALFNWLYARKTRGKFVLRIEDTDVDRSTRESVDAILDALAWLGIDWDEGPYFQTERKEIHNRYIDKLVASGHAYYCSCTPEEIDAMREQARAKGLKPMYNGKCRERGLSKAPGTVVRLKTPDSGVTVVNDIVKGDTAFQNAEMDDFIIRRSDGSPMYNLAVVVDDLTMGINTIIRGDDHLINTPKQILIYQALGADLPVFGHVPMVLGPDKARLSKRHGAMSVSEYRDMGYLPDAVINYLVRLGWSHGDQEFFTRRDLIEKFDLEHLGRSAGMFDLSKMTALNAKHIQAKTPAELGPLFLPHLQHLGIDAPDDVFTHQVIETLQPRSKTLKDMARAARFYYVDEPEMDEKAAAKFLTPEMADMLNQAADAIEALSDYTQPALETVFKKIMDDCNLGFGKIAQPLRVAITGTTVSPGIFEMLLALGKEKTVQRIRRAAGRM; the protein is encoded by the coding sequence ATGAAACCCGTTGTCACCCGTTTTCCCCCTTCCCCCACCGGCTTTCTGCACATCGGCGGTGCCCGGACCGCTTTGTTCAACTGGCTGTATGCCAGAAAAACCCGTGGAAAATTTGTCCTGCGCATTGAAGATACAGATGTTGACCGATCCACCCGGGAATCCGTGGATGCCATTTTAGATGCATTGGCATGGCTGGGAATCGACTGGGATGAAGGCCCGTATTTTCAGACCGAACGAAAAGAGATTCACAACCGGTATATTGACAAACTGGTGGCATCCGGACATGCCTATTATTGTTCCTGCACCCCGGAAGAGATTGATGCCATGCGGGAACAGGCCCGGGCCAAAGGGCTCAAACCCATGTATAACGGCAAATGCCGGGAACGGGGCCTGTCAAAGGCACCCGGCACCGTGGTTCGCCTCAAAACCCCGGACAGCGGTGTGACTGTGGTGAACGATATTGTCAAGGGAGACACTGCGTTTCAAAATGCGGAAATGGATGATTTCATCATCCGCCGCAGTGACGGATCGCCTATGTACAACCTGGCCGTGGTGGTGGATGACCTGACCATGGGGATCAACACGATTATCCGGGGAGATGATCATTTGATTAACACACCCAAGCAGATTCTCATCTATCAGGCCTTAGGTGCCGACCTGCCGGTGTTCGGTCATGTGCCCATGGTTTTGGGGCCGGACAAGGCCCGGTTGAGCAAACGTCACGGGGCCATGTCCGTCAGTGAATACCGGGATATGGGATATCTGCCGGATGCAGTGATCAACTATCTGGTACGGCTGGGATGGTCCCATGGGGATCAGGAATTTTTTACCCGCCGGGATCTGATCGAAAAATTCGATCTTGAGCACCTGGGCCGGTCTGCGGGCATGTTTGATTTAAGCAAGATGACCGCACTCAACGCCAAGCATATCCAGGCCAAGACCCCTGCAGAACTGGGGCCTTTGTTTTTGCCCCATCTCCAGCACCTGGGAATCGATGCCCCAGATGATGTGTTCACCCACCAGGTGATCGAAACGCTTCAGCCCCGGAGCAAAACCTTAAAGGATATGGCCCGGGCCGCCCGTTTCTATTACGTGGATGAACCGGAAATGGATGAAAAAGCGGCGGCCAAATTTCTGACTCCGGAGATGGCAGACATGCTCAACCAGGCCGCAGACGCCATTGAGGCCCTGTCAGACTATACCCAGCCGGCCCTGGAGACCGTGTTTAAAAAAATCATGGATGATTGTAATCTGGGTTTTGGCAAAATCGCCCAGCCCCTGCGGGTGGCCATCACCGGCACCACGGTCAGCCCGGGAATTTTTGAAATGCTTCTGGCTCTGGGAAAAGAAAAAACCGTTCAGCGGATCCGGCGGGCAGCCGGCCGAATGTGA
- a CDS encoding lipid A deacylase LpxR family protein gives MMTRYSFFFILVLFFVLVCGTHPCFAEKDPEEHSTLTFYLENDMVSGTDREYTNGVKLTWISKDLSDYHEIDTPAWSRSTIDALPFVNKPGTVRNVSLSIGQNMYAPEDLERTDLILDDRPYAGITYLAAGFHSKDSKRMDTFEINVGIVGPHSYAEQVQTTWHKWIDTTDPKGWDHQLKDEPILNLHYERKWKLLKSDPGKGFGFDVIPHLGAALGNALTGINTGAQARFGWHLPNDYGTFLIRLGSDTNAPMNEDDPRFYPISRRLGCHLFAGFNTSAVLRNIFLDGNTFRDSHSVDKKPFVVQGIAGVAVIVHRFKITYAYVYQTKEYETQNEDQEYASMTVSYSF, from the coding sequence ATGATGACGCGGTATTCCTTTTTTTTCATCCTTGTTTTATTTTTTGTCCTGGTATGCGGAACCCATCCGTGTTTTGCTGAAAAAGATCCCGAGGAACACAGCACGCTCACATTTTATCTTGAAAACGACATGGTCAGCGGCACGGACAGGGAATATACCAACGGGGTCAAATTGACCTGGATCTCCAAAGATCTGTCCGATTACCATGAAATTGACACCCCGGCCTGGAGCCGAAGCACCATCGATGCCCTGCCGTTTGTGAACAAACCCGGAACCGTCCGGAATGTGTCTTTGTCCATCGGCCAGAACATGTATGCGCCAGAAGATCTGGAACGAACCGACCTGATTTTAGATGACCGGCCCTATGCCGGCATCACCTATCTGGCGGCCGGTTTTCACAGCAAAGACAGCAAACGCATGGATACGTTTGAAATCAATGTCGGGATTGTGGGTCCCCACTCCTATGCGGAACAGGTACAGACAACCTGGCACAAATGGATCGATACCACCGACCCCAAGGGCTGGGATCATCAGCTGAAAGATGAGCCGATTCTCAACCTGCACTATGAACGGAAATGGAAGCTGTTGAAATCAGACCCGGGAAAAGGATTTGGATTCGACGTCATTCCGCACTTAGGCGCGGCCCTGGGCAATGCGCTCACCGGAATCAACACCGGGGCACAGGCCCGGTTCGGCTGGCATCTACCCAATGATTACGGTACGTTTCTGATCCGCCTGGGATCAGACACCAATGCCCCCATGAATGAGGATGACCCCCGGTTTTATCCCATATCCCGGCGCCTGGGGTGCCATTTGTTCGCCGGGTTCAATACCAGTGCCGTGCTCCGGAATATCTTTCTGGACGGCAATACGTTCCGGGACAGTCACAGTGTGGATAAAAAACCGTTTGTCGTGCAGGGAATCGCCGGCGTGGCCGTCATTGTTCACCGCTTTAAAATCACCTATGCCTATGTATACCAGACCAAAGAATATGAAACCCAGAACGAGGATCAGGAATACGCGTCCATGACGGTTTCCTATTCATTCTGA
- the amrB gene encoding AmmeMemoRadiSam system protein B: MEKKRTTFAGTWYPDSAQACKQAIQTFLKETLPPDKGRFVAGIVPHAGWVFSGRIACQTIAGLVPPEKSSPVDTIVLFGAHMHRQSEPFIMTSGLIDTPLGDIQVDGQLVDALCDNISIRKRSPGRFVDENTLEVQYPFIKYFFPDARIVVCGVAPSFFAPIIGTTAVDTAHALNKNIRVIGSTDMTHYGPNFGFEPAGSGRDAVQWVKTKNDAAAIDAMESMDDKAILSEGLAHHNMCCPGAAAATAAAAKKMGAVRARVLAYATSFDKNPSDSFVGYTGLLYGMD, translated from the coding sequence ATGGAAAAAAAGCGAACTACATTTGCCGGCACCTGGTATCCGGATTCGGCACAGGCGTGTAAACAGGCGATCCAAACATTTCTGAAAGAAACTTTGCCGCCGGACAAAGGCCGGTTTGTTGCCGGAATCGTTCCCCATGCCGGGTGGGTTTTTTCAGGCCGTATTGCCTGCCAGACCATTGCCGGGCTGGTGCCGCCGGAAAAATCATCCCCCGTGGATACCATTGTGCTGTTCGGGGCACACATGCACCGGCAGTCCGAGCCTTTTATCATGACTTCGGGGCTTATCGACACCCCGCTGGGAGACATTCAGGTGGACGGGCAACTGGTGGATGCGTTGTGTGACAATATCAGCATCCGCAAACGATCGCCTGGCCGATTTGTGGATGAAAACACCCTGGAAGTGCAGTACCCGTTTATTAAATATTTTTTTCCGGATGCCCGTATCGTGGTCTGCGGGGTGGCCCCGTCTTTTTTTGCCCCGATTATCGGCACCACGGCCGTGGATACCGCTCATGCCCTGAATAAAAATATCCGGGTGATCGGTTCCACGGACATGACCCATTATGGGCCGAATTTCGGGTTTGAGCCGGCCGGTTCCGGCCGGGATGCGGTTCAATGGGTAAAGACAAAAAACGATGCCGCCGCCATTGATGCCATGGAATCCATGGATGACAAAGCGATTCTCTCCGAGGGCCTGGCGCATCACAACATGTGCTGTCCCGGGGCCGCAGCTGCCACAGCGGCTGCAGCTAAAAAAATGGGTGCCGTCCGCGCCCGGGTCCTGGCGTATGCCACCAGTTTTGATAAAAATCCGTCCGATTCTTTTGTGGGCTATACCGGGTTGCTGTATGGAATGGATTGA
- the hypB gene encoding hydrogenase nickel incorporation protein HypB has translation MEIKIRKNILEKNLTEADKNRSFFREKKVFVLNMMSSPGSGKTQTLCRTLAQLMPDIQVGVIVGDICTTNDADRLAKTGAKVTQINTDQFGGDCHLTAPMIDTAARQLGCDDLDLLIVENIGNLVCPAEFDIGENARVVVLSVTEGEDKPVKYPLMFQVSDAAILNKVDLLPYLEFDAALAVENMKTVHPGMPVFELSAKTGQGFEPWLEWLRQQL, from the coding sequence ATGGAAATTAAAATTCGAAAAAATATTCTGGAGAAAAATCTCACGGAAGCCGATAAAAACCGGAGTTTTTTCCGTGAAAAAAAAGTGTTTGTGCTCAACATGATGTCATCGCCGGGATCCGGAAAGACCCAGACCCTGTGCCGGACCCTGGCACAGCTGATGCCCGATATCCAGGTGGGCGTGATCGTGGGGGACATCTGCACCACCAACGATGCCGACCGCCTGGCCAAAACCGGCGCAAAAGTGACCCAGATCAACACGGACCAGTTCGGGGGAGACTGCCATTTGACCGCGCCCATGATCGATACAGCGGCAAGACAACTGGGATGTGATGACCTGGATCTGCTGATTGTGGAAAACATCGGGAACCTGGTATGTCCGGCGGAATTTGATATCGGAGAAAACGCCCGGGTGGTGGTGCTCAGCGTCACGGAAGGCGAAGACAAGCCAGTGAAATATCCGTTGATGTTTCAGGTGTCGGACGCCGCTATTTTAAACAAAGTGGACCTGCTGCCGTATCTGGAGTTTGATGCGGCCCTGGCTGTGGAGAATATGAAAACCGTGCATCCGGGTATGCCGGTGTTTGAACTGTCCGCCAAAACCGGACAAGGATTTGAGCCCTGGCTTGAGTGGCTGCGCCAGCAACTTTAA
- the hypA gene encoding hydrogenase maturation nickel metallochaperone HypA, with the protein MHEMGIAQELVRIALEALPRDLKDPKVASLNLRIGKLSSVVPHSLTFCFEIITRDTPLEHARLDIETVPVVIRCDTCGRQWEADTPVFRCPDCENGQVRMISGREIDIDSLTLME; encoded by the coding sequence ATGCATGAGATGGGAATTGCCCAGGAACTGGTCCGGATCGCTTTGGAAGCACTGCCCCGGGACCTGAAAGACCCGAAAGTGGCATCTTTGAATCTGAGAATCGGAAAATTGTCTTCAGTGGTGCCCCACAGCCTGACGTTCTGCTTTGAAATCATCACCAGGGACACGCCCCTGGAACATGCCCGCCTGGACATTGAGACAGTGCCGGTGGTGATTCGCTGTGACACCTGCGGCAGGCAATGGGAAGCCGATACCCCGGTGTTCCGGTGCCCGGATTGTGAAAACGGGCAGGTTCGGATGATTTCAGGCCGGGAGATCGACATTGATTCGCTCACCCTGATGGAATGA
- the tgt gene encoding tRNA guanosine(34) transglycosylase Tgt produces the protein MKFTLIKKSTRNRARLGIIDTPRGQIQTPIFMPVGTVGSVKALTADDLKHCGAQIILGNTYHLYLRPGCDVISHLGGLHEFIRWDRPMLTDSGGFQFFSLAKLAKFTEDGVAFQSHIDGSRHFFSPEKSVEIQTVLGSDVMMSLDWCMGYPATFDQAQTALEKTTAWAQKGYDYWQAQGAPNNLFGIVQGGMFKDLRTRSADQLMQIDFSGFAIGGLSVGEPTELMYEMANHTLPLLPENKPRYIMGVGTPENLVELTQMGCDMFDCVMPSRNARNGKLFTSKGDMNIPNARFKFDTRPIDEHCTCYTCQNYTRAYLRHLYKSRELLAYRLNTIHNLYYYLDLMANMREAIQADGFDAFKRQFYENRARGV, from the coding sequence TTGAAATTTACCTTAATCAAAAAATCCACCCGAAACCGGGCCCGGCTGGGCATCATAGATACCCCCCGGGGGCAGATACAGACCCCGATTTTCATGCCCGTGGGCACGGTGGGATCCGTGAAAGCCCTGACTGCGGATGACCTGAAACACTGCGGGGCCCAGATCATTTTAGGCAACACCTATCACTTGTACCTGCGGCCCGGGTGTGATGTGATCTCGCACTTGGGCGGGCTGCATGAATTTATCCGGTGGGACCGGCCCATGCTCACCGATTCCGGGGGATTTCAGTTTTTTTCTCTGGCAAAACTGGCCAAATTCACGGAAGACGGGGTCGCATTCCAGTCGCATATCGATGGATCCCGGCATTTTTTCTCACCGGAAAAATCCGTGGAGATCCAGACCGTTTTAGGATCGGACGTCATGATGTCTTTAGACTGGTGCATGGGATATCCCGCCACCTTTGACCAGGCACAAACCGCGTTGGAAAAAACCACGGCCTGGGCCCAAAAAGGGTATGACTACTGGCAGGCCCAGGGCGCGCCCAACAACCTGTTCGGCATTGTCCAGGGCGGCATGTTCAAGGACCTTAGAACCCGTTCCGCAGACCAGCTGATGCAGATTGATTTTTCCGGATTTGCCATCGGAGGCCTGTCTGTGGGAGAACCCACGGAGCTGATGTATGAGATGGCAAATCACACCCTGCCGCTGTTGCCTGAAAACAAACCCCGATACATCATGGGGGTGGGCACGCCTGAAAACCTGGTGGAACTGACACAAATGGGATGTGACATGTTCGACTGTGTGATGCCGTCCCGCAATGCCAGAAACGGCAAACTGTTCACATCAAAAGGAGACATGAACATTCCCAACGCCCGGTTCAAGTTCGATACCCGGCCCATTGATGAGCACTGCACCTGTTATACCTGTCAAAACTACACCCGGGCCTATCTGCGTCATCTGTATAAATCCCGGGAACTGCTGGCCTATCGCCTGAACACCATCCACAACCTGTATTATTACCTGGATCTGATGGCAAATATGCGTGAGGCCATCCAGGCGGATGGGTTTGATGCATTCAAGCGGCAATTTTATGAAAACCGGGCACGCGGTGTCTGA
- the queA gene encoding tRNA preQ1(34) S-adenosylmethionine ribosyltransferase-isomerase QueA, which translates to MFDLSDYAYDLPEDLIAQKPCDIRSDSRLLHIHRNTHAVSHRRFADLPGLLQPGDLLVVNDTRVIPARLFGKKNTGGRVEVLIIDYAQGMQHLERTGSFQCNCLVRASKMPKTGSVLYFTDQMTGQVMSVRDGICEILFSGGKQFVAYLKSAGSLPLPPYIRRDPETSPVPEDRENYQTVYARNDGAVAAPTAGLHFTDSLMDQLIQKKIDMVHLTLHVGYGTFVPVRVKDIREHQIHSEYYSLSPAAAQKINEAKDQGRRVVAVGTTSVRTLEFTADDQGRVASGTGMCDLYIYPGFRFRCVDAVITNFHLPRSTLLMLVSAFYDRQRMLDAYAAAVAEKYRFFSYGDAMLIE; encoded by the coding sequence ATGTTTGATTTATCAGATTATGCGTATGACCTGCCCGAAGATCTCATTGCCCAGAAACCCTGTGATATCCGCAGCGACTCGCGCCTGCTGCACATCCACCGAAACACCCACGCCGTGTCTCATCGCCGGTTTGCCGATCTGCCCGGGCTGCTCCAACCCGGCGACCTGCTGGTGGTCAACGACACCCGGGTGATTCCGGCCCGGTTGTTCGGGAAAAAAAACACCGGGGGCCGGGTGGAGGTGCTGATCATCGATTATGCCCAGGGAATGCAGCATCTGGAAAGGACCGGGTCATTCCAGTGTAACTGTCTGGTCCGGGCGTCTAAAATGCCGAAAACAGGCAGTGTGCTGTATTTTACAGATCAGATGACCGGACAGGTGATGTCGGTCCGTGACGGGATTTGTGAGATTCTGTTTTCAGGGGGAAAACAGTTTGTTGCATATTTGAAATCCGCGGGCTCCCTGCCGCTGCCCCCGTATATCCGGCGGGACCCGGAAACCAGCCCGGTTCCGGAAGACCGGGAAAATTATCAGACCGTGTATGCGAGAAATGACGGGGCTGTGGCCGCGCCCACGGCCGGGCTTCATTTTACAGATTCGTTGATGGATCAGCTGATCCAAAAAAAGATCGACATGGTTCACCTCACCCTGCATGTGGGGTACGGCACGTTTGTGCCGGTGCGGGTAAAAGATATCCGGGAGCATCAAATCCATTCGGAATATTATTCCTTGTCACCGGCGGCGGCCCAAAAGATCAATGAGGCCAAAGATCAGGGAAGGCGGGTGGTGGCCGTGGGAACGACATCCGTGCGGACCCTGGAATTCACAGCCGATGACCAGGGGCGGGTTGCTTCGGGTACGGGCATGTGTGATCTGTATATCTATCCCGGGTTCCGGTTCCGGTGCGTGGATGCCGTGATCACCAATTTTCATCTGCCCAGATCCACGCTGCTCATGCTGGTGTCCGCATTTTATGACCGACAACGGATGCTGGATGCTTATGCTGCGGCGGTGGCGGAAAAATACCGGTTTTTCAGTTATGGCGATGCCATGCTGATTGAATGA
- a CDS encoding DUF2065 domain-containing protein, with amino-acid sequence MTYFICVIGMVMIVEGLPYFAFPDQMKKMVVIIAGQDSFQLRRFGFFLMLAGLGVVYLSMKAG; translated from the coding sequence ATGACGTATTTTATATGTGTGATAGGTATGGTGATGATCGTGGAGGGCTTGCCCTATTTTGCTTTTCCGGATCAAATGAAAAAGATGGTTGTCATCATTGCGGGTCAGGACAGCTTTCAGTTGCGGCGGTTCGGTTTTTTTCTGATGCTGGCCGGACTCGGGGTAGTGTATCTGTCCATGAAAGCCGGCTGA
- the gatB gene encoding Asp-tRNA(Asn)/Glu-tRNA(Gln) amidotransferase subunit GatB — translation MQFEPVIGLEVHAQLKTETKIFCACPTTFGNAPNANTCPVCTGMPGVLPVLNKKAVTFAIRAALATNCTIAEESRFDRKNYFYPDLPKGYQISQYAAPIAEHGHLDIETEQTGAKTIGITRIHMEEDAGKLIHDPVRGKSLVDLNRTGIPLIEIVSEPDMRTPAEAGAYLRKLHAILKYIDVCDGNMEQGSFRCDANISLRPAGQTQFGIRTELKNLNSFRHVEKAIQYEIDRQTYVLTQGDTVIQETRLWDPEKNRTVSMRGKEEAHDYRYFPDPDLVPLIVDADWIAQVSDHMPELPDQKKDRFISQYRLSEYDARVLTADIHLADFFDQAMSRLSNAKQTANWVITTLLGLLNAQGIDITRSPVSADNFAGLMGLLESDTITATVAKTVFEEMAKTGNDPQTIVKQKGLEQVSDSGELTALVDEILARNPDEVTAYRNGKTKLFGFFMGRVMKQTRGKADPKTVTPILKSKLESGS, via the coding sequence ATGCAGTTCGAACCTGTTATCGGCCTGGAGGTCCACGCCCAGCTCAAAACCGAGACCAAAATTTTCTGTGCCTGCCCCACCACTTTCGGCAATGCTCCGAATGCCAATACCTGCCCGGTGTGCACCGGTATGCCCGGCGTGCTGCCGGTATTGAACAAAAAAGCGGTCACTTTCGCCATCCGGGCGGCTCTGGCCACAAACTGCACCATTGCCGAAGAAAGCCGGTTTGACCGGAAAAATTATTTTTACCCGGATCTGCCCAAAGGCTACCAGATTTCCCAGTATGCCGCCCCCATAGCCGAACACGGGCATCTGGACATCGAAACCGAGCAGACCGGGGCAAAGACCATCGGCATCACCCGGATCCACATGGAAGAAGATGCGGGCAAACTGATCCATGATCCGGTGCGGGGCAAAAGCCTGGTGGATCTGAACCGCACGGGAATTCCTTTGATTGAAATCGTCAGTGAACCGGACATGCGCACCCCGGCCGAAGCCGGGGCTTATCTTAGAAAGCTTCATGCCATCCTCAAATATATTGATGTGTGCGACGGCAACATGGAACAGGGTAGTTTCCGGTGTGATGCCAACATCTCGCTTCGGCCGGCCGGACAAACCCAATTCGGTATTCGCACGGAACTGAAAAATCTCAATTCCTTCCGGCATGTGGAAAAAGCCATTCAATACGAGATTGACCGCCAGACCTATGTGCTGACCCAGGGGGACACCGTGATTCAGGAAACCCGGCTGTGGGATCCGGAAAAAAACAGGACTGTTTCCATGCGGGGCAAAGAAGAGGCCCATGATTACCGGTATTTTCCGGATCCGGACCTGGTGCCGCTCATTGTGGATGCCGACTGGATCGCTCAGGTTTCCGATCACATGCCCGAACTGCCGGATCAAAAAAAGGACCGGTTCATCTCCCAGTACCGGCTGTCGGAATATGATGCCCGGGTGTTGACCGCAGATATTCACCTGGCGGATTTTTTTGACCAGGCCATGTCCCGTCTGTCCAATGCCAAACAGACGGCCAACTGGGTCATTACCACCCTTTTAGGTCTGCTCAACGCCCAGGGAATCGACATCACCCGGTCCCCGGTATCCGCAGACAACTTTGCCGGGCTCATGGGACTGCTGGAATCAGACACCATCACTGCCACGGTGGCGAAAACCGTGTTTGAAGAAATGGCAAAAACCGGAAATGATCCCCAAACCATTGTCAAACAAAAAGGCCTGGAACAGGTCAGTGACAGTGGAGAACTGACGGCGTTAGTAGATGAGATCCTGGCCCGAAACCCGGATGAAGTGACTGCCTATCGAAATGGAAAAACCAAACTGTTCGGTTTTTTCATGGGCCGGGTCATGAAACAGACCCGGGGCAAGGCAGATCCCAAAACCGTTACCCCCATATTAAAATCCAAACTTGAGTCAGGGAGTTGA
- a CDS encoding OmpP1/FadL family transporter, whose amino-acid sequence MGKTSASILTALVMLVGVFAQTALAGGIDNKQNWSARYLATGSRNAATDGVDIAAYNPAGMMFQEDGIGLGLDVHYIFKDYEHKYTDLQAGPVTRDQDEPSIVPGLFATYKSGVWGVFGSITNNGGGGEVKYESGNAITNTIAMGFFPLPLTNQFIEAESMYITYTAGASYQINPMVSVAAGIRYMDANKDVSAYSDTALGALYGAYEEEADGWGWIASMNVKLRNDLLLAFRYESEVDLEFETTLDGNNTAMGNAVLAGLGKTQNGKYDRNLPAVFGMGVSWDANDRLNLNTSFTYYLEKRADWDGDEANVDNSYDLAISATYSFMDNLRGSIGYMFTDVGIDAKDFTLTEQMSPALDAHSFFLGLGYDFSERITFDLGLMTNFYDEDTAPDAMGNPVTYEKQNNAVAMGVAFKF is encoded by the coding sequence ATGGGAAAGACAAGCGCGAGTATTTTGACTGCACTGGTGATGCTGGTCGGTGTTTTTGCTCAAACCGCTCTGGCAGGCGGCATTGACAACAAACAGAACTGGTCGGCCCGGTATCTGGCCACGGGATCACGGAATGCGGCCACGGACGGGGTGGATATCGCCGCCTACAACCCGGCCGGGATGATGTTCCAGGAAGACGGCATCGGCCTGGGCCTGGACGTGCATTATATTTTCAAGGATTATGAACACAAATATACAGATCTTCAGGCAGGACCCGTGACCCGGGACCAGGATGAACCGTCCATTGTTCCGGGCCTGTTTGCCACCTACAAATCCGGTGTCTGGGGGGTGTTCGGCTCCATCACCAACAACGGCGGTGGTGGAGAGGTGAAGTATGAATCCGGTAATGCCATCACCAATACCATAGCAATGGGTTTCTTTCCTTTGCCGCTCACCAATCAGTTCATCGAAGCTGAAAGCATGTACATCACCTATACCGCGGGTGCCAGTTACCAGATCAACCCCATGGTGTCTGTGGCAGCCGGGATCCGGTATATGGATGCCAACAAAGATGTGTCAGCATATTCCGACACCGCCCTGGGTGCCCTGTACGGCGCGTATGAAGAAGAAGCCGACGGCTGGGGCTGGATTGCCAGCATGAACGTGAAACTCAGAAATGACCTTCTCCTGGCGTTCCGGTATGAATCTGAAGTGGACCTGGAATTTGAAACAACGCTGGATGGAAACAACACCGCAATGGGCAACGCTGTTCTGGCAGGTCTGGGAAAAACACAGAATGGCAAATATGACCGGAATCTGCCCGCGGTGTTTGGCATGGGGGTTTCCTGGGATGCCAATGACCGGTTGAATCTGAACACCTCGTTCACCTATTATTTAGAAAAACGGGCGGACTGGGACGGTGATGAAGCCAATGTGGACAACAGCTATGACCTTGCCATCTCCGCCACCTATAGTTTTATGGACAACCTGCGCGGCAGCATTGGCTACATGTTCACAGATGTGGGAATTGATGCCAAGGATTTCACCTTGACCGAACAGATGAGTCCGGCGCTGGATGCCCATTCTTTTTTCCTTGGTCTGGGATATGATTTCTCCGAGCGCATCACTTTTGATCTGGGGCTGATGACCAATTTCTATGACGAGGATACGGCACCGGATGCCATGGGAAATCCGGTCACCTATGAAAAGCAGAACAATGCGGTTGCAATGGGAGTCGCTTTTAAATTCTAA